In Rubrivirga marina, the following are encoded in one genomic region:
- a CDS encoding aldose epimerase family protein: MRRSLLLFALPLLFACADDADPTMADDTPAPTDPASRVTSEPFGTLPDGTEATLYTLTNASGSSVSVTDYGGIVTSIVVPDRDGTLADVTLGFDSVEDYASEAYRNALPYFGAIIGRYGNRIGGAQFEIDGETYQLAANNGPNHLHGGETGFDGVMWDAEPVEGEAAVRLTRTSPDGEEGYPGNLDVAVTYTLTDDDRLVIDYEATTDAPTVVNLTNHTYFNLTGDPTNTILDHRLRINSDAFTPVDAGLIPTGEVRPVEGTPFDFRELTRIGDGIDADDEQIGFGPGYDHNWMLRETGGGLTEAARVVEPTTGRVLVVETTEPAIQFYAGNFLDGSITGKGGVSYGRRTGFCLETQHAPDSPNQPDFPSTVLRPGETYRSQTVYGFETQAADASAPADTTADA, encoded by the coding sequence ATGCGCCGCTCCCTCCTCCTCTTCGCCCTCCCCCTCCTGTTCGCCTGTGCGGACGACGCCGACCCGACCATGGCCGACGACACCCCCGCCCCGACCGATCCGGCCAGCCGCGTGACCTCCGAACCGTTCGGGACGCTCCCGGACGGGACCGAGGCCACGCTCTACACGCTCACGAACGCCTCCGGGTCGAGCGTGAGCGTGACCGACTACGGCGGGATCGTCACGTCGATCGTGGTCCCCGACCGCGACGGGACGCTCGCCGACGTCACGCTCGGGTTCGACTCGGTCGAGGACTACGCGTCGGAGGCCTACCGGAACGCGCTCCCCTACTTCGGCGCCATCATCGGGCGCTACGGGAATCGGATCGGCGGCGCCCAGTTCGAGATCGACGGCGAGACCTACCAGCTCGCGGCCAACAACGGGCCGAACCACCTCCACGGCGGCGAGACCGGCTTCGACGGGGTGATGTGGGACGCCGAGCCGGTCGAGGGCGAGGCGGCCGTCCGCCTCACGCGGACGAGCCCCGACGGCGAGGAGGGCTACCCGGGGAATCTGGACGTGGCGGTGACCTACACGCTCACCGACGACGACCGCCTCGTCATCGACTACGAGGCGACGACGGACGCCCCGACGGTCGTCAACCTGACGAACCACACGTACTTCAACCTCACCGGCGACCCGACGAACACGATCCTCGACCACCGGCTCCGGATCAACAGCGACGCCTTCACGCCGGTCGACGCCGGCCTCATCCCGACCGGCGAGGTCCGCCCCGTCGAGGGCACGCCGTTCGACTTCCGCGAGCTCACGCGGATCGGCGACGGGATCGACGCGGACGACGAGCAGATCGGGTTCGGGCCGGGCTACGACCACAACTGGATGCTCCGGGAGACGGGCGGCGGGCTCACCGAGGCGGCCCGGGTCGTCGAGCCGACGACGGGCCGCGTGCTCGTGGTCGAGACGACGGAGCCGGCGATCCAGTTCTACGCCGGCAACTTCCTCGACGGCTCGATCACGGGCAAGGGCGGCGTGAGCTACGGCCGCCGGACGGGCTTCTGCCTCGAGACGCAGCACGCGCCGGACTCGCCCAACCAGCCCGACTTCCCGTCGACGGTCCTCCGCCCGGGCGAGACGTACCGCTCGCAGACGGTTTACGGCTTCGAGACCCAGGCGGCCGACGCCAGCGCCCCCGCGGATACGACGGCCGACGCCTGA
- a CDS encoding Gfo/Idh/MocA family protein — MTTTTRRRFLKGTGTALAASVLGVPALACSRPTAKLGVALLGLGGYSTGRLAPGLQQTTHCELRGIVTGSPEKIPVWQERYGIPDANVYSYDTLDEIADNDAIDVVYIVTPPSLHARDAIRAAEAGKHVWCEKPMAMDEAECRSIIDAAEQNGVSLSIGYRLHHEPNTQTIIRYGREETYGAVTGVKTGAGFVGRFPDPTAWRRVGALGGGALYDMGVYPINAARYATGLEPVAVRGRQWSERMDLFGDVDEFTTFELEFPGGIVVPGETSFGETMNYLDIEAERGWYRLRPFMNYTGVGGETSDGTRLPPDPGHQQARQMDAEALAILEGRPPIAPGEEGLRDIRVVNAIQASSADDQAWIAL, encoded by the coding sequence ATGACCACCACGACTCGGAGACGATTCCTCAAGGGGACCGGCACGGCGCTCGCCGCGTCGGTGCTCGGCGTCCCGGCCCTCGCGTGCTCGAGGCCGACGGCCAAGCTCGGCGTCGCGCTCCTCGGTCTCGGCGGGTACAGCACCGGGCGGCTGGCGCCGGGGCTTCAGCAGACGACACACTGCGAGCTCCGCGGGATCGTGACCGGCTCGCCGGAGAAGATCCCCGTCTGGCAGGAGCGCTACGGGATTCCCGACGCGAACGTCTACTCGTACGACACGCTCGACGAGATCGCCGACAACGACGCCATCGACGTCGTCTACATCGTGACGCCGCCGTCGCTCCACGCCCGCGACGCGATCCGCGCCGCCGAGGCCGGCAAGCACGTCTGGTGCGAGAAGCCGATGGCGATGGACGAGGCCGAGTGCCGGTCGATCATCGACGCGGCGGAGCAGAACGGCGTCTCGCTGTCGATCGGCTACCGCCTCCACCACGAGCCGAACACGCAGACGATCATCCGATACGGACGGGAGGAGACGTACGGCGCGGTGACGGGCGTGAAGACGGGCGCGGGCTTCGTCGGCCGCTTCCCGGACCCCACGGCATGGCGGCGCGTCGGTGCGCTCGGCGGCGGCGCGCTCTACGACATGGGCGTCTACCCGATCAACGCGGCGCGCTACGCGACGGGGCTCGAGCCGGTCGCCGTGCGCGGCCGCCAGTGGTCCGAGCGGATGGACCTGTTCGGCGACGTCGACGAGTTCACCACGTTCGAGCTCGAGTTCCCAGGTGGGATTGTGGTCCCGGGTGAGACGAGCTTCGGGGAGACGATGAACTACCTCGACATCGAGGCCGAGCGCGGGTGGTACCGCCTCCGGCCGTTCATGAATTACACCGGCGTCGGCGGCGAGACGAGCGACGGGACGCGCCTCCCGCCCGACCCCGGTCACCAGCAGGCGCGCCAGATGGACGCCGAGGCCCTCGCGATTCTCGAAGGCCGCCCGCCGATTGCGCCCGGCGAGGAGGGCCTCCGCGACATCCGCGTCGTCAACGCGATCCAGGCGTCGAGCGCGGACGACCAAGCCTGGATCGCCCTCTAG
- a CDS encoding SDR family oxidoreductase has protein sequence MPSFDLTDRVAVVTGGYGTLGSAMAAGLADAGARIAILGRNADKAEAACETLRDRGADALPLVADALDESSLRAAKNTLLSEWGRVDALVNAAGGNVARARTDSGHVFPLPFDAFDEVVKLNLHASVYPTLVFGEAMAEAGAGSVVNISSMAAMQAISGVMGYSAAKAAVDNVTKWLAVDVARRGAPGVRVNAVAPGFFVATQNRAVLINDDGSYTDRARTILEQTPAGRFGEPEELQGAVVWLCSDAASFVTGAVIPVDGGFSSFSGL, from the coding sequence ATGCCCTCCTTCGACCTCACCGACCGCGTCGCCGTCGTCACCGGGGGCTACGGCACGCTCGGGAGCGCCATGGCCGCCGGGCTCGCCGACGCCGGCGCCCGCATCGCCATCCTCGGCCGCAACGCCGACAAGGCCGAGGCCGCCTGCGAGACGCTCCGCGACCGGGGCGCCGACGCCCTGCCGCTCGTCGCCGACGCGCTCGACGAGAGCAGCCTCCGCGCCGCCAAGAACACGCTCCTGAGCGAGTGGGGCCGCGTCGACGCGCTGGTCAACGCGGCCGGCGGCAACGTCGCGCGGGCGCGGACCGACAGCGGCCACGTCTTCCCGCTCCCGTTCGACGCGTTCGACGAGGTGGTCAAGCTGAACCTCCACGCGAGCGTCTACCCGACGCTCGTGTTCGGCGAGGCGATGGCGGAGGCCGGAGCGGGCAGCGTCGTCAACATCTCGTCGATGGCGGCGATGCAGGCCATCAGCGGCGTGATGGGCTATTCGGCAGCGAAGGCGGCGGTCGACAACGTGACGAAGTGGCTGGCGGTCGACGTGGCGCGGCGCGGGGCGCCGGGCGTCCGCGTCAACGCCGTCGCGCCGGGCTTTTTCGTGGCCACCCAGAACCGGGCCGTGCTGATCAACGACGACGGCTCGTACACCGACCGCGCCAGGACGATTCTGGAGCAGACGCCGGCCGGCCGGTTCGGCGAGCCGGAGGAGCTGCAGGGCGCCGTCGTCTGGCTGTGCAGCGACGCGGCCTCGTTCGTGACCGGCGCCGTGATCCCGGTCGACGGCGGGTTCAGCTCCTTCAGCGGCCTCTAG
- a CDS encoding alpha-glucuronidase family glycosyl hydrolase — protein sequence MPSLLRRAALVLLALAAVVPAQADDGYRLWLRYDPVGAEHLATYRARVTQVVLERESPTLLAARDELVRGLSGLLDTGVASVDRVTQSGAVVIGTPRSSDLIARLGLDLTEAGEEGYVIRSGQVDGHEATIVAANTDVGVLYGAFHFLRLLQTRQPIDRLAIAEAPALDLRVLNHWDNLDRTVERGYAGQSLWDWHRLPGLVDPRYTDYARANASLGINGTVLTNVNANALVLSTRYLEKVEALADVFRPYGIRVYLTARFSAPIEAGGLETADPLDPEVAAWWQAKTDEIYETIPDFGGFLVKANSEGQPGPQDYGRTHADGANMLADAVGDRGVVMWRAFVYSAEDATDRHKQAVNEFVPLDGTFRDNVLVQVKNGAIDFQPREPFHPLFGTMPETPLMMEFQITKEYLGFATHLAYLGTMWEEVLSADTYADGPGSTVADVIDGDLHDYPITGMAGVANIGSDRNWSGSIFDQANWYAFGRMAWSPRLGAEAVAAEWVAQTFTDDPALLEPVVEMMMDSRQAVVDYMTPLGLHHLMATGHHYGPGPWVGDLGRPEWNPTYYHNADAEGIGFDRTDAGSDAVSQYHEPLATQWNDPATTPEAFLLWFHHLPWDYTVASSGRTLWHELVVRYSRGVDRVEAMQETWAGLESYVDPERFESVSQNLAIQRDEAQWWRDASLAYFQTFADRPLPEGYAPPERSLAYYQSLSFPYAPGN from the coding sequence ATGCCCTCTCTCCTCCGTCGCGCCGCCCTCGTCCTGCTCGCGCTCGCCGCCGTCGTCCCAGCTCAGGCCGACGACGGCTACCGCCTCTGGCTCCGCTACGACCCCGTCGGCGCCGAGCACCTCGCGACGTACCGCGCCCGCGTCACGCAGGTGGTCCTCGAGCGCGAGTCGCCGACGCTGCTGGCGGCGCGCGACGAGTTGGTGCGTGGCCTGAGCGGGTTGCTCGACACCGGCGTCGCGTCGGTCGACCGCGTCACCCAGAGCGGCGCCGTCGTGATCGGGACACCGCGGTCGTCGGACCTCATCGCCCGCCTCGGGCTCGACCTCACCGAGGCGGGGGAGGAGGGCTACGTCATCCGGAGCGGGCAGGTCGACGGCCACGAGGCGACGATCGTCGCGGCGAACACGGATGTCGGCGTGCTCTACGGGGCGTTCCACTTTTTGCGGCTGCTCCAGACGCGGCAGCCGATCGACCGGCTCGCCATCGCGGAGGCCCCGGCGCTCGACCTCCGCGTCCTCAATCACTGGGACAACCTCGACCGGACCGTCGAGCGCGGCTACGCGGGCCAGTCGCTCTGGGACTGGCACCGCCTGCCCGGCCTCGTCGACCCGCGCTACACCGACTACGCCCGCGCGAACGCCTCGCTCGGCATCAACGGGACGGTCCTGACGAACGTGAACGCGAACGCGCTCGTCCTCTCGACGCGGTACCTCGAGAAGGTCGAGGCCCTCGCCGACGTGTTCCGCCCGTACGGCATCCGGGTCTACCTCACGGCGCGGTTCAGCGCGCCCATCGAGGCCGGCGGGCTGGAGACGGCCGACCCGCTCGACCCCGAGGTCGCCGCGTGGTGGCAGGCCAAGACCGACGAGATCTACGAGACGATCCCCGACTTCGGCGGCTTCCTCGTCAAGGCCAACTCGGAGGGCCAGCCCGGCCCGCAGGACTACGGCCGGACGCACGCCGACGGCGCCAACATGCTGGCCGACGCCGTCGGGGACCGCGGCGTGGTCATGTGGCGCGCGTTCGTCTACTCGGCCGAGGACGCGACCGACCGCCACAAGCAGGCCGTCAACGAGTTCGTCCCGCTCGACGGCACGTTCCGCGACAACGTGCTCGTCCAGGTCAAGAACGGCGCCATCGACTTCCAGCCGCGCGAGCCGTTCCACCCCCTCTTCGGGACGATGCCGGAGACGCCGCTCATGATGGAGTTCCAGATCACGAAGGAGTACCTCGGCTTCGCCACGCACCTCGCCTACCTCGGGACGATGTGGGAGGAGGTGCTGAGCGCCGACACCTACGCCGACGGTCCCGGCTCGACCGTCGCCGACGTGATCGACGGCGACCTCCACGACTACCCGATCACCGGGATGGCCGGCGTCGCCAACATCGGCTCGGACCGGAACTGGTCGGGCTCGATCTTCGACCAGGCCAACTGGTACGCCTTCGGCCGGATGGCCTGGTCCCCCCGCCTCGGCGCCGAGGCGGTCGCGGCCGAGTGGGTGGCCCAGACGTTCACCGACGACCCGGCGCTGCTGGAGCCGGTCGTCGAGATGATGATGGACTCCCGCCAGGCCGTCGTCGACTACATGACGCCGCTCGGGCTCCACCACCTCATGGCGACGGGCCACCACTACGGCCCGGGGCCGTGGGTCGGCGACCTCGGCCGGCCCGAGTGGAACCCGACCTACTACCACAACGCCGACGCCGAGGGCATCGGCTTCGACCGGACCGACGCGGGAAGCGACGCCGTGAGCCAGTACCACGAGCCGCTCGCGACGCAGTGGAACGACCCCGCGACGACGCCCGAGGCGTTCCTGCTCTGGTTCCACCACCTCCCGTGGGACTACACCGTGGCGTCGTCCGGCCGGACGCTCTGGCACGAGCTCGTCGTCCGCTACTCGCGCGGCGTCGACCGCGTGGAGGCGATGCAGGAGACGTGGGCCGGGCTCGAGAGCTACGTCGACCCCGAGCGGTTCGAGAGCGTGTCGCAGAATCTGGCGATCCAGCGCGACGAGGCGCAGTGGTGGCGCGACGCGAGCCTCGCGTACTTCCAGACGTTCGCCGACCGGCCGCTGCCCGAGGGCTACGCCCCCCCGGAGCGCTCGCTGGCGTACTACCAGTCGCTCTCGTTCCCCTACGCCCCCGGAAACTGA
- a CDS encoding DUF1593 domain-containing protein, whose translation MKTLRSLLLLVCLGGQPLAAQETPPHRLLVLTDMEADPDDTQSLVRLLLYANQIDVEGIIATTSVHMKDRVHPESIERVIGAYGEARPNLLLHESGYPTARALQSLVKTGLPEYGMGGVGAGKDSEGSDWILEVLEREDDRPLWVGVWGGPNTLAQALYRLRETRPEAEVDRLVAKLRVYTISDQDESAIWIRTEFPDLFYIVSPGGYDTATWTGINAVVEGIDNATIGNAWLAEHVQQGHGPLGAVYPDVAWGVEGDTPTFLALIPNGLSVPDRPDWGGWGGRYELYRPADEALNRDGFTGGVPVAPEPRPIWTNADDRYVPYLPNAYGRSVRPDTAVIEDNKVTLWRWRDAIQNDFAARMDWTVSPYAEANHPPVVPPTEEITVRSGEPFVLDASEATDPDGDALTFLWTHYPEPGTYAEPIDLYAENLWRVYLRAPEVDEPQTTHFIAAVTDRGTPALTRYKRVVVRIVP comes from the coding sequence ATGAAGACGCTCCGGAGCCTTCTCCTTCTCGTCTGCCTCGGGGGGCAGCCGCTCGCTGCGCAAGAGACGCCGCCGCACCGGCTCCTCGTTCTCACCGACATGGAGGCCGACCCCGACGATACCCAGTCGCTCGTCCGGCTCCTCCTGTACGCCAACCAGATCGACGTCGAGGGGATCATCGCCACGACGTCGGTCCACATGAAGGACCGCGTCCACCCGGAGTCCATCGAGCGCGTGATCGGTGCGTATGGCGAGGCCCGGCCCAACCTCCTGCTCCACGAGTCGGGCTATCCGACGGCCCGGGCGCTCCAGTCTCTCGTCAAGACCGGGTTGCCGGAGTACGGGATGGGCGGCGTCGGCGCCGGCAAGGACTCGGAGGGCTCCGACTGGATCCTCGAGGTCCTGGAGCGCGAGGACGACCGCCCGCTGTGGGTCGGCGTATGGGGCGGGCCGAACACGCTCGCCCAGGCGCTCTACCGGCTCCGCGAGACGCGGCCCGAGGCCGAGGTCGACCGGCTCGTCGCGAAGCTCCGGGTCTACACGATCTCGGACCAGGACGAAAGCGCGATCTGGATCCGGACCGAGTTCCCGGACCTCTTCTACATCGTCAGTCCCGGCGGCTACGACACGGCGACGTGGACGGGGATCAACGCTGTCGTCGAGGGCATCGACAACGCGACGATCGGCAACGCGTGGCTCGCCGAACACGTCCAGCAGGGGCACGGCCCGCTCGGCGCCGTCTACCCCGACGTGGCGTGGGGCGTCGAGGGCGACACGCCGACGTTCCTCGCCCTCATCCCGAACGGCCTGAGCGTTCCCGACCGCCCGGACTGGGGCGGGTGGGGCGGCCGCTATGAACTGTACCGGCCCGCCGACGAGGCCCTCAACCGCGACGGGTTCACAGGGGGCGTCCCCGTCGCGCCCGAGCCGCGGCCGATCTGGACGAACGCCGACGACCGCTACGTCCCGTATCTCCCGAACGCGTACGGCCGGTCCGTCCGCCCCGACACGGCCGTCATCGAGGACAACAAGGTGACGCTGTGGCGCTGGCGCGACGCGATCCAGAACGACTTCGCGGCGCGGATGGACTGGACGGTGAGCCCGTACGCCGAGGCGAATCACCCGCCCGTGGTCCCGCCGACGGAGGAGATCACGGTCCGCTCCGGCGAGCCGTTCGTGCTCGACGCGAGCGAGGCCACCGACCCCGACGGCGACGCGCTGACGTTCCTCTGGACGCACTACCCCGAGCCCGGAACGTACGCGGAGCCCATCGATCTCTACGCCGAGAACCTCTGGAGGGTGTACCTCCGGGCGCCAGAGGTCGACGAGCCGCAGACGACCCACTTCATCGCGGCCGTGACGGACCGGGGGACGCCGGCGCTGACGCGGTACAAGCGCGTCGTCGTCCGGATCGTGCCGTGA
- a CDS encoding enolase C-terminal domain-like protein, with amino-acid sequence MRITDIRATPVTVPLEAPLRHANGSHWGRFVRTIVEIETDCGLVGLGEMGGGGESAVAAFEGLKPLLLGRDPSRIEELRFAISNPTASLYNNRTQVMAAIEFACLDLLGKKWGVPVSEILGGRLRDRVAFASYLFFRYPHPKDGTGEVRTVEQLVAEAERLKAAYGFTSHKLKGGVFAPEHELACYRAVAEALDGDSFRFDPNGVWSAEQAMWFGQQIADVRNDYFEDPVFGLHGMRRVREKVSMPLATNTVVVNFEQLSANALCTAVDVILLDTTFWGGIRPCLKAAGVCETFQLGVAVHSSGELGIQLATMLHLGAVLPNLSFAADAHYHHLTDDVIVGGKMTYEDGAIAVPTAPGLGVELDRDKLAEYHELYLRLGTYPYDQDPLRPGWTPLIPNDRWADPDDARVPNVPL; translated from the coding sequence ATGCGCATCACGGACATCCGCGCGACACCGGTGACGGTGCCGCTGGAGGCCCCGCTGCGTCATGCCAACGGGTCTCACTGGGGCCGGTTCGTCCGGACCATCGTCGAGATCGAGACCGACTGCGGGCTGGTCGGCCTCGGCGAGATGGGCGGCGGGGGCGAGAGCGCCGTTGCCGCCTTCGAGGGCCTCAAGCCGCTCCTCCTCGGCCGCGACCCGTCGCGGATCGAGGAGCTCCGGTTCGCGATCTCGAACCCGACGGCCTCGCTCTACAACAACCGGACGCAGGTCATGGCGGCCATCGAGTTCGCCTGCCTCGACCTGCTCGGAAAAAAGTGGGGCGTCCCCGTCTCCGAGATCCTGGGCGGACGGCTCCGCGACCGCGTCGCGTTCGCGTCGTACCTCTTTTTCCGCTACCCGCACCCGAAGGACGGGACCGGCGAGGTCCGCACGGTCGAGCAGCTGGTCGCCGAGGCGGAGCGGCTCAAGGCCGCGTACGGCTTCACGTCGCACAAGCTGAAGGGCGGCGTGTTCGCGCCCGAGCACGAGCTGGCCTGCTACCGCGCCGTCGCCGAGGCGCTCGACGGCGACTCGTTCCGGTTTGACCCGAACGGCGTGTGGTCGGCCGAGCAGGCGATGTGGTTCGGCCAGCAGATCGCCGACGTCCGCAACGACTACTTCGAGGACCCGGTCTTCGGGCTCCACGGCATGCGGCGCGTCCGCGAGAAGGTGTCGATGCCGCTGGCGACGAACACGGTCGTCGTCAACTTCGAGCAGCTCTCGGCGAACGCCCTCTGCACGGCGGTCGACGTGATCCTCCTCGACACGACGTTCTGGGGCGGCATCCGGCCGTGCCTCAAGGCGGCCGGCGTGTGCGAGACGTTCCAGCTCGGCGTGGCCGTCCACTCGTCGGGCGAGCTCGGGATCCAGCTCGCGACGATGCTCCACCTCGGGGCCGTCCTCCCGAACCTCTCGTTCGCCGCCGACGCCCACTACCACCACCTCACCGACGACGTGATCGTGGGCGGGAAGATGACGTACGAGGACGGCGCCATCGCCGTCCCGACCGCGCCCGGCCTCGGCGTCGAGCTCGACCGCGACAAGCTGGCCGAGTACCACGAGCTCTACCTCCGCCTCGGGACGTACCCCTACGACCAGGACCCGCTCCGCCCGGGCTGGACGCCACTCATCCCCAACGACCGCTGGGCCGACCCCGACGACGCCCGTGTCCCCAACGTTCCGCTGTAG
- a CDS encoding endo-1,4-beta-xylanase — protein sequence MTLRPSISVLALAALVAAGCASTDSDRLGDAPEAGTDAAMPTLKDAYADAFLMGVALNERQYTDQDDRARPIVAAQFNAISPENVMKWESLHPEPGVYDFEGADAYVEFGEANDMWILGHTLVWHSQTPRWVFQDENGDPLTREALLARMEDHISTVVGRYRGRVDGWDVVNEALNEDGTLRDSPWRRIIGDDYLEHAFRFAHAADPDAELYYNDYSLENKPKRDGAVRLVRSLQDAGVRVTGIGTQLHAHMDWPTVAQLDSTIRAFAEVGDVMVTELEIDVLPSRGSQSADVSRREEGAADLDPYTDGLPPEMQQALADRYAELFEVLLDHKDSISRVTFWGVTDGDSWKNGFPIPGRTNHPLLFDRDGAPKPAFGAVVRVAD from the coding sequence ATGACCCTCCGCCCCTCCATCTCCGTCCTCGCGCTGGCGGCCCTCGTGGCCGCCGGCTGCGCCTCCACCGACTCTGACCGCCTCGGCGACGCCCCCGAGGCGGGCACCGACGCCGCGATGCCGACGCTCAAGGACGCCTACGCCGACGCCTTCCTCATGGGCGTCGCGCTCAACGAGCGCCAGTACACCGACCAGGACGACCGCGCCCGGCCCATCGTCGCGGCCCAGTTCAACGCGATCTCGCCCGAGAACGTCATGAAGTGGGAGTCACTCCACCCCGAGCCCGGCGTCTACGACTTCGAGGGCGCCGACGCCTACGTGGAGTTCGGCGAGGCCAACGACATGTGGATCCTCGGCCACACGCTCGTGTGGCACAGCCAGACGCCGCGCTGGGTGTTCCAGGACGAGAACGGCGACCCGCTCACGCGTGAGGCGCTGCTGGCGCGGATGGAGGACCACATCTCGACGGTCGTCGGCCGCTACCGAGGGCGCGTCGACGGGTGGGACGTGGTCAACGAGGCGCTCAACGAGGACGGCACGCTCCGCGACTCGCCGTGGCGCCGGATCATCGGCGACGACTACCTCGAGCACGCCTTCCGCTTCGCCCACGCCGCCGACCCCGACGCCGAGCTCTACTACAACGACTACTCGCTGGAGAACAAGCCGAAGCGCGACGGCGCCGTCCGCCTCGTCCGCTCGCTCCAGGACGCCGGCGTCCGCGTGACCGGCATCGGCACGCAGCTGCACGCCCACATGGACTGGCCGACGGTCGCGCAGCTCGACTCGACGATCCGCGCCTTCGCCGAGGTCGGCGACGTCATGGTGACCGAGCTCGAGATCGACGTGCTCCCCAGCCGCGGCAGCCAGTCGGCCGACGTGAGCCGGCGCGAGGAGGGCGCCGCCGACCTCGACCCCTACACCGACGGCCTCCCGCCCGAGATGCAGCAGGCGCTCGCCGACCGCTACGCCGAGCTGTTCGAGGTCCTCCTCGACCACAAGGACTCGATCTCGCGCGTCACTTTCTGGGGCGTCACCGACGGCGACTCGTGGAAGAACGGCTTCCCGATCCCCGGCCGGACCAACCACCCGCTCCTGTTCGACCGCGACGGGGCTCCGAAGCCGGCCTTCGGCGCCGTCGTTCGCGTCGCCGACTAG